The stretch of DNA TCTACAATGGTTGCTGCAACTGTGTGTGCAATCCCTGCTTCCCTTCATAATAGAAGCAAATCAGATCAAACACTAATAATCATTAATAActgtacaaaatacaaaaaaacgcCTTTCCTGTGATGTCTAAAGCAATAAGGCATTTGGGATTTGGCAAGCATGAGGGTAGAAAGCAGTCTGTAGGTATTGGTTTGGTTTTTTTTCCTCATGTAAAACCACACACATTAGAAGCACTCTAAATAGCTTTAGTAATACCTTTTAACATGTGTGAGTAgagataaaaacacacacacacaccccacccccacccatttGTTACTCCTGCTGATATCGACATATTGCTTTATATTCAGATCACTGATTTCAATAGCAATGATAACGCAGAGTATCCCACCAGCAGAgaaacacagtaatatttccatttgctatatgctttactgtggagggtttttgtcacttttgttttacccaccataacttaactaagtgtccTATCTATGTTCTAGCTATCCTAAGCTTAATTTTGCAAAGCcaataaccaaccccacactgaggagacccactaaggttgaaacagctgtctgtgggtgggtttaccggctatgcatcttaaccccgGCTGTGCTCATAGCTGTGAAATGcaacaagcataagcttataggggaccatgttatatggttttgaagcaaaaggtggcactgtgtgctcatttgcatgtcatttcccagaaccccttgctgcagtggaagcgctgtgtgataatggtgaaaggtggggttgcagacctttctaaggcatgcaaatgagcataaagtaatatttccatttgatatatattattttatttatttataaaatattttaccaggaagtaatacattgagagttacctctcgttttcaagtatgtcctggtatacatatatatatatatatttatattctctTCTATCCACGCACATATTCTTGTGTGCGCCTATCTATATTATATAGATACATGTATACATCCTCGTGCCACTGGTTAATCACTATTAGGTAATCAATAAGGCTGCTGTGCATTGCTGTGCGTTTGTATAGACGGTTACACCCTGCAGAAAGTATCCAGTTCAAAATGAACACACAGCAGGTAGAGATGTAAGATTACTCCCAGCCAGCCCTAACgcacatacattacatttaagAATAAATAACAATTCTTAGCTTTATACTTCTCTGCAGAATAGGATTGAGATTAAACAGAATAAAACTAATTTCAGTCACAATCGGTCTCTACTAAGGTGAGTCTGTgtcttaacccctccactgccaccTCTGGCACAGAAgtagccaacgccagtcctcaagagccaccaacaggtctggttttcaggatatccctgcttcagcacaggtgactggagttggctacctctgCTCTAGCAGCAAAGGGCAGTAAGGTACCTTCATTTAGCGCCTCACTCCTAGCAACAATGGCACACCCCACCATTCTTGTTGCCCACTCCTACTACTTTTAACACCAGTTATTGTGGGTTTGTAGGCACCAATGATGTGTGCTTTGAAGCTACCCTGAGCCAACACTGACCCATACAGATAGCATTCGTCTGGCTGAAGGCAGGATGGTTGAGAATGCCAGTCTACGACTTATTGGCATGGATCTCGCCTGACGTTTCCATTGCGGCTTCCATATGAAGGAAGAGCTGAAGATGCTGCTGGTGAATCCAAGATTCCTCGATTCAATAAAGAGGGATAAACTTTGTATAAAATGATTCAATCTAACGGTTGACCACCTTTTAGCAGACACCTGATATTtccccttaggctgcggccatctATTGTTCCATCAATTTCCTGCGCGGCCTAGCGCAGATGTCCTGCGCGGCCTCTCTGTGAGTGGCACTTGCAGAGCTCCGTCCCAATAttcagccacagcctgtcgctcGTCCATCTTGCACGGAGCGCTGAGAATTGACGGAGAACCAGGTGACAGACGGCAGGTGAGGATTGGAATTCAGTGCGGTGGAGCTCGTGCGAATCGCACACAAAGGGAAATCCAAGAGCAAAAGGTGCATATGAATGTCTTCGTTTTGCATTACACTCGGAACCAATAATTTAGTCTCCTAAATTATTTGAGGGGTTTAAGACCGTTCTCCTTATTGGGTACTATTTATCACCATCTATCCTACTACATTGATAATAATAGCTAgcaatttatcaaagaaaatccTGCTAAGAGCAATTGGGTTGCCTTGGATCATTCTGACTGCGCCAGTTTTGCAGGTcaccttgatatatatatattatatatatatataggcgagTTAGCTTGATAAAGGGCTCCCGCGTCAAATATTGGGTTTCTGCGTTATTGGCAAAAGTGCTACACTTCATCTCAGAAGCAGTGAGGAAGAGGACGGGTTTGTGCAAAGGAGGCGGCAGCATTGTTGGAGTAAGTACTCTCCACACGATGCAGTCTCATCAAATCCATTATGGTTGCCTCCTGATGGCCAAGTCCAGTGCTCAAGGTCTGTctgtcaacaggtcaggttttctggatatccctgcttcagcacaggtggctcaatcagtggctctgttgaagactgagccacttagctgaagcagggatatccagaaaacctgacctgttggccatcccttgatgactggagttggttaCACCTGCTTTAAGTGCATACAGACTACCTTTGTAGCCAGGTTCCTCAATACATGTTTCTTGATAACAGGAGCATTCTGGGATTCCTAAATCCCGCTGGTCTCCTCTTTAACATGAGGCCCTTGAATTCCACTGTGCCCGCCCCCCTCATCCTGAAATCGGGTTCATCGTTGCTatttctgctctcgctccccagGTTGGGGTGGAGAAGCGTGTAATAGAACCAGCGCAGGAGGAGCCCAAGAAAAAATGCTGTCAAGACCACCAGGAAAAGAGGCATCTCATAGTAATCTACAATGGACGGGAACCTAAGGTACTTCCAAGAGATCAGCAGAACCAAGCTATCTGTGGTGATGAAGATGTGGTAGATCAAGCATCGGTGAATGGTTCTACCATCTGCAATGTTGAACCAGGAGAAGTATAGCACTACAGCAACTGTGGCCCTGTAAATATGTTCTAATTGCTTTCTCTGCATGAAGTCTGTCTTCTGTAGCCAAACCCACAGGAAGAAGGGAACCCAAAGCATTAAGAAGTGCAGAGCTATCCAGCAGTGGAAGACTGACGCGAAGAGCGTGATGCACAGGATCCGTGGGAGGATGAGGAAGAAGTTCCACAGGAAGTAGACGGCGGAAGAGCATATGTTTAGTTTCTGCTTGTCCTTCAGGAACAACCTCAAGGAACGGTGGTAATCCACGATGCTCCAGCTTATAGAAAGGAACGAGCTTGAAATGCTGAAAtctaggagggagagagagagagagaggggggtgccaCTTCTGGAGATTTGTACCGCAAATTAAACAATCCCTGACAATGATCCAAGTAgcttgtaaaacatttaataaatactttttttaaacTTAAGTTTTTCTGGAAAGATTTAAGCCATAATTctatagtgaaaaaaaaaaagaagtagcaccaacacaataaaataaaataaactaaacCTGCACTAGACCAGTAATAACTAACAAAATCCATAATTAATCTGCAATAGGTTTGATGTTTGAGCCGCAATACAAATTTCTCTCTGAAATGTCTTTAGAACACACATCACCTTCCCAAATTATTTGAAATGTAATCTCATCACTTGCAGACTATACATCGGGACTCTCCAACTGGCCGCCCGCGGGCCAAATGCGGCCTGCGACAGGCTTGAGGTGACCCTTAGGCCGAGTTTATAGTACTTGCTACGGCGACCGCAACGTTTcgcagcgccgtagcaagtacatgtccgtcgcgggtgcccataTTGGGCGCACCCGCCACGGCGACCACGTGATGTCAGCCGTCGCTGGAAGCCAGAAGATTTTGATATTTCCAGTGATCGAGGGGTGGCGTCacgggttcagccaatgagggcgaaccgctcacggccacgcctccaccacgcccACCGGTTGCGATCTCTGGTCTCCTGCACCAGGAATCACTGTAGGGacggcgacggctgacgtcacgtgGTCGCATCACCGTCGCCCCTACTATAAACTCGGTCTTAGACTCAGTTGACcaagcaactagtatgaaattagcagcaGCAAAGTGCCATTTTTCACACTAAGACTCACTTGTTAGTTATGGTCATTAAAAAATGGATATGGGACAGATggttgcaaaatgttgaaatataattttcagtgttataatgtatctaaaatgacattataATACGCCTGTGACCATTCTGCTGCTAAATGTTTTCTGATGTGGCGCAGTTGGAAGAGCCCTGATACATACATGAtcggtgtatatatttatactcaCACTGGAAGTACTGTATCTCGCCCCTCTGTAACACAATATACAGTAGCAGGATGAGCTGCGGAGAGTTCTCCAGGAATGTTTCCATTAGCCGCATCATGCTTATATCGTGAGTTAGGAAGTATGCATACTCCTGGAGCCAGGCACTGTTGGATGTCCCCTCTTTGCATCTGAATGCAGATAATCCCGCTTCCACGGAGTGAATACACCTGGGGGGCAGAGAAGAGACCTCGTCACAAACACCGAAAACCAACCGCTCGCTCCTTCCTCTCATCGTCCCTTCTGTCCCCACGTGTCGCTGACCCTTTAATTCTGGTCGGTCACCAGCCTCACCTTGTGTAAAACTTATCAGTAATTTTTAGACCTCGATAATAACATTCAGCATCACCTGATAAACACAAAATATTAAGAAATACAAGGGAGATATTAATCATccagagatagatagagatatatatatatatctatcagggttgcagacctgtttaagacacaCAAATGTGCACACAGTAATTTTTCCAtttgagagagagatatatatatatatatatatatatatatatattatatacacaaataatCGGCGCTAAAAAGCTATACATGGAATAATAATCCATTAAAGGATTTAAATCAATACAATGAAGCCAGGTAAATAGAAAAAAAGGCTATAGGGTAGGTGGCTCAAATGTTTCTGGGTTCTGAACAGCTTCTGCGGGATAAACCAAGTTGCAAAggatctaaaaaaacaaaaagcagaagcGCATGCCCCATGGTGTATTACCatttaatacaaataacaggttgAAGAacccttaaaaatgcacactcacacatatGTGTTTCCATCGCATTGTGGATAAACTTATACAGGTAAGAGTTATAACCAACGGAGGAGAGCCTGTTGCAAGTACTGCCATATTCACCTTCACTCACATCAGCcgtgtgagtgtattttatttCATATTAGTATTTTACTATCCC from Ascaphus truei isolate aAscTru1 chromosome 6, aAscTru1.hap1, whole genome shotgun sequence encodes:
- the XKR8 gene encoding XK-related protein 8, which gives rise to MPGEAGTGHPGDVMPGDAGTGHHKDNMPRNACTGHPKYFCTSRLLNCTPCLAILHILQLGYPLRCIHSVEAGLSAFRCKEGTSNSAWLQEYAYFLTHDISMMRLMETFLENSPQLILLLYIVLQRGEIQYFQYFSISSSFLSISWSIVDYHRSLRLFLKDKQKLNICSSAVYFLWNFFLILPRILCITLFASVFHCWIALHFLMLWVPFFLWVWLQKTDFMQRKQLEHIYRATVAVVLYFSWFNIADGRTIHRCLIYHIFITTDSLVLLISWKYLRFPSIVDYYEMPLFLVVLTAFFLGLLLRWFYYTLLHPNLGSESRNSNDEPDFRMRGAGTVEFKGLMLKRRPAGFRNPRMLLLSRNMY